The following proteins come from a genomic window of Streptomyces sp. NBC_01716:
- a CDS encoding MGDG synthase family glycosyltransferase, which yields MDPSAGNDGTTSAGRRFLIVSAGMGSGHAAVAAELMRRLAAAGHTAAGLDVLQLLPPGVGRGVREFYRVAVCRVPAVYAAVYAVFLRPGKGPRPGNGPLAALAEKRFLRLVEEWRPDVIVPVFHLAAQLTGRLRARGSLAVPSAVVITDFAVHRQWLHPGNDLNLCLTPGIAREVRGSAGRSAVVSGPLVARRFRAPADAGGWTDILGGTERGPVLISTGAWGAGNHVLETARVIADAGFLPVVLCGRNSRLRSRVSGTPGVPALGWVTDMPGLLAASRALVDNAAGQTALEALAAGLPVIGYRPIPGHGKDGVRRMAEEGLTAHATGPRSLIRALDEVTVPGPVRERRAAEARRLFGADALPHLEDLAGA from the coding sequence ATGGATCCCTCGGCCGGGAACGACGGAACGACATCCGCGGGCAGGCGTTTCCTGATCGTGAGCGCCGGCATGGGGTCGGGCCACGCGGCGGTGGCGGCCGAGCTGATGCGGCGACTGGCAGCCGCCGGGCACACCGCCGCCGGGCTGGACGTCCTCCAGCTGCTGCCCCCGGGTGTCGGGCGTGGGGTGCGGGAGTTCTACCGGGTGGCCGTCTGCCGTGTGCCCGCCGTGTACGCGGCTGTGTACGCGGTGTTCCTGCGGCCCGGCAAGGGGCCGCGCCCCGGCAACGGACCGCTCGCCGCCCTGGCCGAGAAGCGGTTTCTCCGTCTGGTCGAGGAGTGGCGGCCTGATGTGATCGTTCCGGTGTTCCATCTCGCGGCCCAGCTCACCGGGAGGCTTCGGGCCCGGGGGAGCCTGGCCGTACCGAGCGCCGTGGTGATCACGGACTTCGCGGTCCACCGGCAGTGGCTGCATCCTGGCAACGACCTCAATCTGTGCCTCACGCCCGGAATCGCCCGGGAGGTACGAGGCTCGGCGGGGCGCTCCGCCGTCGTCTCGGGCCCCCTGGTGGCGCGGCGCTTCCGCGCACCTGCGGACGCCGGGGGCTGGACGGACATCCTCGGTGGTACGGAGCGGGGACCCGTACTGATCTCGACGGGAGCCTGGGGGGCCGGAAATCATGTGCTGGAGACGGCACGAGTCATCGCCGACGCGGGTTTTCTGCCGGTCGTCCTCTGCGGCAGGAACAGCCGGCTGCGCTCGCGGGTGTCCGGGACGCCCGGTGTGCCGGCCCTCGGCTGGGTGACGGACATGCCCGGTCTGCTGGCCGCCTCGCGCGCTCTTGTCGACAACGCCGCCGGACAGACGGCTCTGGAGGCGCTGGCCGCGGGGCTTCCGGTGATCGGCTACCGGCCGATTCCCGGGCACGGCAAGGACGGGGTGCGACGGATGGCCGAGGAGGGGCTCACAGCGCACGCGACCGGTCCGCGGTCATTGATCCGGGCGCTGGACGAGGTGACGGTGCCGGGTCCCGTACGCGAACGGCGCGCCGCCGAGGCCCGGCGTCTGTTCGGCGCCGATGCCCTGCCGCACCTGGAGGATCTGGCGGGGGCGTGA
- a CDS encoding lectin produces the protein MLSKSGRGLSLLRSAILLAVAALIATLFTAPAAQAADGQITGLGGKCVDVAGASNANGTPVQIYDCNGTNAQRWSNPGDGTLRALGKCLDVSNNSTADGALVHLWDCTGGANQRWAVSGANDIVNPQADKCLDIQNRSTANGTRLQIWTCTGQSNQKWNAPSGGGGNPSPGGFVVSESQFNQMFPGRNGFYSYSGLTAALSAYPGFAKTGSDTVQKQEAAAFLANVSHETGGLVHVVEQNTANYPHYCDASQPYGCPAGQAAYYGRGPIQLSWNFNYKAAGDALGINLLADPWRVQNDSAVAWKTGLWYWNTQNGPGSMTPHNAMVNQAGFGQTIRSINGSLECDGRNPAQVQSRIDNYQRFTQILGVSPGGNLYC, from the coding sequence ATGTTGAGCAAATCCGGCAGAGGCCTCTCCCTCCTGCGGTCCGCGATCCTTCTCGCGGTCGCGGCCCTCATCGCCACTCTCTTCACCGCCCCGGCCGCGCAGGCCGCGGACGGCCAGATCACCGGTCTGGGCGGTAAATGCGTCGACGTCGCCGGGGCGAGCAACGCCAACGGCACCCCCGTTCAGATCTACGACTGCAACGGCACCAACGCGCAGCGCTGGTCCAACCCGGGCGACGGCACGCTGCGCGCGCTCGGCAAGTGTCTGGACGTCTCGAACAACAGCACCGCCGACGGGGCGCTCGTCCATCTGTGGGACTGCACCGGCGGCGCGAACCAGCGCTGGGCCGTCTCCGGCGCGAACGACATCGTCAACCCCCAGGCGGACAAGTGCCTGGACATCCAGAACCGCAGCACGGCGAACGGCACCCGCCTCCAGATCTGGACCTGTACGGGCCAGTCGAACCAGAAGTGGAACGCGCCCAGCGGCGGTGGCGGAAACCCCTCGCCTGGTGGATTCGTCGTCAGCGAGTCGCAGTTCAACCAGATGTTCCCGGGCCGCAACGGCTTCTACAGCTACAGCGGTCTCACCGCCGCGCTGAGCGCCTACCCGGGATTCGCCAAGACGGGCAGCGACACGGTCCAGAAGCAGGAGGCCGCGGCGTTCCTCGCGAACGTGAGCCACGAGACCGGCGGCCTCGTGCATGTGGTGGAGCAGAACACGGCCAACTACCCGCACTACTGCGACGCTTCGCAGCCGTACGGCTGCCCGGCGGGCCAGGCCGCGTACTACGGCCGCGGTCCGATCCAGCTCAGCTGGAACTTCAACTACAAGGCGGCCGGTGACGCGCTGGGCATCAACCTGCTCGCCGACCCGTGGCGGGTCCAGAACGACTCGGCCGTCGCGTGGAAGACCGGTCTCTGGTACTGGAACACCCAGAACGGTCCCGGCTCGATGACCCCGCACAACGCGATGGTCAACCAGGCCGGCTTCGGCCAGACGATCCGCTCCATCAACGGCTCGCTGGAGTGCGACGGACGCAACCCCGCGCAGGTCCAGAGCAGGATCGACAACTACCAGCGCTTCACCCAGATCCTGGGTGTCTCGCCGGGCGGCAACCTGTACTGCTGA
- the thrS gene encoding threonine--tRNA ligase translates to MLIQFEAPGRRVPGASSRGHSLRTSEETTMHDHRRLGRELGLFDTDPLIGAGLPYWLPDGATVRHVLEEYIRGMERRAGYRHVYSPVLGKRELYEISGHWAHYKDDMFPPMDLGGEEFVLRPSLCPHHALIYRSRAHSYRELPLRMAELGGMYRSELSGVLGGLTRVRSIQLNDAHVFCTPDQVAGEAGAALELIRRAYDALGIRPARFRLSLPGPGGKYVADPALWERSAALLTGVLDGSGVAYEAVEGEAAFYGPKIDVQIADEAGRESTLSTVQVDFHQPERFDLSYVGADGARHRPVMIHRSVIGSVERAVAHLVERHGGAFPGWLAPTQVVVLPISDTELPQAAELVERCAERGLRAEVSGPEHGTLGARIRAARLVPYQAVIGAREAAGDSVALRLRDGRRVDALPAAELLDRVGALAGAFSTRLWDEEKEEGEEGGAGPRSRSQGRST, encoded by the coding sequence CTGCTGATCCAGTTCGAAGCCCCGGGGCGGCGAGTACCCGGGGCTTCGTCACGTGGTCACTCGCTCCGCACCAGCGAGGAGACCACGATGCACGACCACCGCAGACTCGGCCGCGAATTGGGCCTGTTCGACACCGATCCGCTGATCGGCGCCGGGCTGCCGTACTGGCTGCCCGACGGCGCGACCGTACGGCACGTCCTGGAGGAGTACATCCGCGGCATGGAGCGGCGCGCCGGCTACCGGCATGTGTACTCGCCGGTGCTGGGAAAACGGGAGTTGTACGAGATCTCCGGGCACTGGGCGCACTACAAGGACGACATGTTCCCGCCGATGGATCTGGGCGGTGAAGAGTTCGTCCTGCGGCCGAGCCTCTGTCCGCACCATGCGCTGATCTACCGGTCCCGCGCCCACAGCTACCGCGAACTGCCGCTCCGGATGGCCGAGTTGGGCGGCATGTACCGCTCCGAGCTGTCCGGGGTGCTGGGCGGTCTCACCCGCGTACGGTCGATCCAGCTCAACGACGCGCACGTCTTCTGCACCCCGGACCAGGTGGCCGGAGAAGCGGGCGCCGCGCTGGAGCTGATCCGGCGGGCGTACGACGCGCTCGGCATCCGCCCGGCGCGCTTCCGGCTCTCGCTGCCGGGCCCCGGCGGGAAGTACGTGGCCGATCCGGCGCTGTGGGAGCGGTCCGCGGCGCTGCTGACCGGGGTCCTCGACGGCTCGGGCGTCGCGTACGAGGCAGTGGAGGGCGAGGCCGCGTTCTACGGTCCGAAGATCGACGTCCAGATCGCCGACGAGGCCGGGCGCGAGTCGACCCTGTCGACCGTCCAGGTCGACTTCCACCAGCCGGAGCGGTTCGACCTGAGTTATGTCGGCGCGGACGGTGCCAGGCACCGGCCCGTGATGATCCACCGCAGTGTCATCGGCAGTGTGGAGCGCGCCGTCGCACACCTCGTGGAGCGGCACGGCGGGGCGTTCCCCGGCTGGCTCGCGCCGACCCAGGTCGTGGTGCTGCCCATCTCCGACACCGAACTCCCGCAGGCCGCCGAGCTCGTGGAGCGTTGTGCGGAGCGGGGGCTGCGGGCGGAGGTTTCGGGGCCCGAGCACGGCACCCTGGGCGCGCGTATCAGGGCGGCCAGGCTGGTGCCGTACCAGGCGGTGATCGGGGCGCGGGAGGCCGCCGGGGACTCGGTGGCGCTGCGGCTGCGGGACGGGCGGCGCGTGGACGCCCTGCCGGCTGCGGAACTGCTGGACCGTGTCGGTGCGCTGGCCGGCGCGTTCAGCACCCGCCTCTGGGACGAGGAGAAGGAGGAGGGCGAGGAAGGCGGGGCAGGACCACGGTCCCGGTCCCAGGGCCGAAGCACCTGA
- a CDS encoding polysaccharide deacetylase family protein has protein sequence MDVHSGTVRERRRAPRSPGPATPSRRLLTTAPALALAAAHIAPAGTWLAGPRRAFFPGLAGVGRADHVALTFDDGPDPRSTPRFLDLLDELHTRATFFMIGTALLRHPRLGREITRRGHEVAVHGWTHNHPWLPTPAQDTHDLARAAQTVRSICGASPLWYRPPYGILTGGRLLAARRTGLRPILWTAWGKDWTAEATAASVLANVRHDLRGGGTVLLHDSDQTSAPGCWRSTLEALPGLVGGWRSEGMEVGPLVEHWGFADDPGEIPAE, from the coding sequence ATGGACGTTCATTCCGGGACAGTGCGGGAACGTCGCCGTGCGCCGCGCTCTCCGGGGCCGGCCACCCCGAGCCGGCGTCTGCTGACGACCGCTCCCGCGCTGGCACTCGCCGCCGCCCACATAGCACCGGCCGGCACGTGGCTCGCGGGACCGCGCAGAGCCTTTTTTCCCGGTCTGGCCGGCGTCGGCCGCGCCGACCATGTGGCACTCACCTTCGACGACGGTCCGGATCCGCGGTCCACACCGCGTTTTCTCGACCTGCTCGACGAACTCCACACCCGCGCCACCTTCTTCATGATCGGCACGGCTCTCCTGCGCCATCCGCGACTCGGCCGCGAGATCACCCGCCGGGGACATGAGGTGGCGGTGCACGGGTGGACGCACAACCACCCCTGGCTGCCCACCCCCGCCCAGGACACTCATGATCTCGCGCGCGCCGCACAGACGGTGCGCTCCATCTGCGGAGCGTCACCGCTCTGGTACAGGCCGCCCTACGGAATCCTGACCGGCGGCCGTCTGCTCGCCGCCCGGCGGACGGGGCTGCGTCCGATTCTCTGGACGGCGTGGGGCAAGGACTGGACCGCCGAGGCGACCGCCGCTTCGGTGCTGGCGAACGTACGGCACGATCTGCGGGGCGGCGGCACGGTGCTTCTCCATGACTCGGACCAGACATCGGCGCCGGGCTGCTGGCGGTCCACGCTGGAGGCACTGCCCGGCCTTGTCGGCGGCTGGCGGTCGGAGGGCATGGAAGTGGGTCCGCTGGTGGAACACTGGGGCTTCGCGGACGACCCCGGCGAAATCCCGGCGGAGTAA
- a CDS encoding LamG-like jellyroll fold domain-containing protein has translation MRRKPATRSRPPLRSRPLLRSLLLAVALLLPTSAFTPAATAAGTSDVPSAVAPADEVHGLKGEYFSMSAPGARDFADLGGVSLDPQIEFPGLATTFESLTGRTEHTTARWTGSIEAPASGDYTFYAIGDNGFRVWIGGKAVIDHWEPDWDREQTSEPVTLTAGEPQEIRVEMFQDTGGANMFLRWSGAGIQKQIVPGSAFTPPADFEIYPVSLAVGKDGRRLRATFESKVGGTIAAVKDHLKVEVDTTPMPLSSVARTPGDPYSLDVALKAPVQKDQRVSFRYDGQGGLQAGGETVPEIMRTAANDSTHRLTTEWGDKLDRNNPLPEYPRPQQVRDNWKNLNGPWQFAGAEKDELPVFGKDLDEKIIVPFPVESQLSGLERHEDHMFYRKLVDVPKNWKVGSGKRLKLNFDAVDYATRVWVNGTQVTEHTGGYTAFSADITDALKNDGKGPQEIVVAVTDTNGPNQPMGKQSTDPGGIVYTQSSGIWQTVWMEPVATAAVDELVTTPDIESRTLAVTVNSAKASPDAKVRAVARDAKGRIVSTVSGRPGTELRLPVKNQRLWTPDDPYLYDLDVTLTDGRSTDSVDSYFGMRSVGVEEVGGYQKLVLNGKPVFSLAMLDQGFWPDGLYTQPSDAALAFDLEAQKKLGFNAVRKHIKVESARFYHHADKLGLLVWQDFVSSDITSEAGRRTFVDEGKQMMRQLHNSPSVIGWIVFNEGWGEWNREETGRIAESVKQTDPSRIVNAHSGVNCCSSKGDSGKGEIIDHHDYVNNDAPFPDHRAAMDGEHGGFTLRTPGHMWPGPPAAIYSGVADKDALTAKYVQNTTDFYLEAANAELSGSVYTQVSDLENELNGFYTYDRRQLKVDPARVRAINLKVIKAGAEAGKRDELSGGGHWPLDEGKGTTSRDTGPNGKPLSLVGDPAWTPGVNGTALDFDGKGQYAQTEGPVVDTTKSYSVSAWVTLGALPGNYATAVSQDGRRTENPFYLQYGQGAFAFSTPGGNRARLVTQPELDRWYHLVGVRDSVSGDITLYVDGAPVATVAAGPADVSTGPLAVGRAKYDGAKGDFWNGSVDQVRVYDKALTDSQVKELHEEELPR, from the coding sequence ATGAGACGCAAGCCCGCCACCCGTTCACGCCCACCGCTCCGCTCCCGCCCCCTGCTGCGCTCGCTCCTGCTCGCCGTTGCACTCCTCCTGCCGACGAGCGCCTTCACGCCGGCCGCGACCGCCGCCGGTACCAGCGACGTCCCGTCCGCCGTCGCGCCCGCGGACGAGGTGCACGGCCTCAAGGGCGAGTACTTCAGCATGTCCGCGCCCGGTGCGCGCGACTTCGCCGACCTCGGGGGAGTGTCCCTCGACCCGCAGATCGAATTCCCGGGCCTGGCAACGACGTTCGAGTCGCTGACCGGTCGTACGGAGCACACCACCGCTCGCTGGACCGGCAGTATCGAGGCCCCCGCGAGCGGCGACTACACCTTCTACGCGATCGGCGACAACGGCTTCCGGGTGTGGATCGGCGGCAAGGCGGTGATCGACCACTGGGAGCCGGACTGGGACAGGGAGCAGACCAGCGAACCGGTGACGCTCACCGCCGGTGAGCCGCAGGAGATCCGGGTCGAGATGTTCCAGGACACCGGCGGCGCGAACATGTTCCTGCGCTGGTCGGGCGCCGGGATCCAGAAGCAGATCGTCCCCGGGTCGGCGTTCACCCCGCCGGCCGACTTCGAGATCTACCCGGTCTCCCTGGCGGTCGGTAAGGACGGCCGGCGGCTGCGCGCGACCTTCGAGTCCAAGGTCGGCGGCACGATCGCCGCCGTCAAGGACCATCTGAAGGTCGAGGTCGACACGACCCCGATGCCGCTCTCCTCCGTCGCCCGCACCCCCGGAGACCCCTACTCCCTGGACGTCGCGCTGAAGGCGCCGGTCCAGAAGGACCAGCGGGTCAGCTTCCGTTACGACGGTCAGGGCGGCCTCCAGGCCGGCGGCGAGACCGTGCCCGAGATCATGCGCACGGCGGCCAACGACTCCACGCACCGGCTCACCACCGAGTGGGGCGACAAGCTGGACCGGAACAACCCGCTGCCCGAGTACCCCCGTCCGCAGCAGGTGCGGGACAACTGGAAGAACCTCAACGGGCCTTGGCAGTTCGCGGGCGCGGAGAAGGATGAACTGCCCGTCTTCGGCAAGGACCTGGACGAGAAGATCATCGTGCCGTTCCCGGTCGAGTCGCAGCTCTCCGGTCTCGAACGCCACGAGGACCACATGTTCTACCGCAAGCTCGTGGACGTCCCGAAGAACTGGAAGGTCGGCAGCGGCAAGCGCCTGAAGCTCAACTTCGACGCCGTCGACTACGCGACCCGCGTCTGGGTCAACGGCACCCAGGTCACCGAACACACCGGCGGCTACACGGCGTTCAGCGCCGACATCACCGACGCCCTCAAGAACGACGGCAAGGGTCCCCAGGAGATCGTCGTCGCCGTCACGGACACCAACGGCCCCAACCAGCCGATGGGCAAGCAGTCCACCGACCCCGGCGGCATCGTCTACACGCAGTCGTCGGGCATCTGGCAGACGGTCTGGATGGAGCCGGTCGCCACGGCGGCGGTCGACGAACTCGTCACCACGCCCGACATCGAGTCCCGCACCCTGGCCGTCACCGTCAACTCCGCCAAGGCCTCACCCGACGCCAAGGTCAGGGCCGTCGCACGCGACGCCAAGGGCAGGATCGTCTCGACGGTCAGCGGCCGGCCCGGCACCGAACTGCGCCTCCCGGTCAAGAACCAGCGGCTCTGGACGCCCGACGACCCGTATCTCTACGACCTCGACGTCACCCTCACCGACGGCCGTTCCACCGACAGCGTCGACAGCTACTTCGGCATGCGGTCCGTCGGCGTCGAGGAGGTCGGCGGCTACCAGAAGCTCGTGCTCAACGGGAAGCCGGTCTTCTCCCTCGCCATGCTGGACCAGGGATTCTGGCCCGACGGCCTCTACACCCAGCCCAGCGACGCGGCGCTCGCCTTCGACCTCGAAGCCCAGAAGAAGCTGGGCTTCAACGCCGTACGCAAGCACATCAAGGTCGAGTCGGCCCGCTTCTACCACCACGCCGACAAGCTCGGTCTGCTCGTCTGGCAGGACTTCGTCTCCAGCGACATCACCAGCGAGGCGGGGCGGCGGACCTTCGTCGACGAGGGCAAGCAGATGATGCGGCAGCTGCACAACTCGCCCTCCGTCATCGGCTGGATCGTCTTCAACGAGGGCTGGGGCGAGTGGAACCGTGAGGAGACCGGCCGGATCGCCGAATCGGTGAAGCAGACCGACCCCTCCCGGATCGTCAACGCGCACAGTGGTGTCAACTGCTGCTCGTCCAAGGGGGATTCGGGCAAGGGCGAGATCATCGACCACCACGACTACGTGAACAACGACGCCCCGTTCCCCGACCACCGCGCCGCGATGGACGGTGAGCACGGCGGCTTCACGCTCCGTACCCCCGGGCACATGTGGCCCGGCCCGCCCGCGGCGATCTACAGCGGGGTGGCGGACAAGGACGCGCTCACCGCGAAGTACGTGCAGAACACCACCGACTTCTACCTCGAAGCGGCGAACGCCGAGCTGTCGGGCTCCGTCTACACCCAGGTCAGCGACCTGGAGAACGAGCTCAACGGCTTCTACACCTACGACCGCCGGCAGCTCAAGGTCGACCCCGCGCGGGTGCGGGCCATCAACCTGAAGGTCATCAAGGCCGGCGCCGAGGCCGGCAAGCGCGACGAGCTGAGCGGCGGCGGGCACTGGCCGCTGGACGAGGGCAAGGGCACCACGTCCCGGGACACCGGCCCCAACGGCAAACCGCTGAGCCTCGTCGGTGACCCCGCCTGGACACCGGGCGTCAACGGCACGGCACTGGACTTCGACGGAAAGGGCCAGTACGCGCAGACCGAAGGACCGGTCGTCGACACCACCAAGAGCTACTCGGTCTCGGCATGGGTCACTCTCGGCGCCCTCCCCGGCAACTACGCGACGGCGGTCAGCCAGGATGGCCGGCGTACGGAGAATCCGTTCTATCTCCAGTACGGCCAGGGCGCGTTCGCGTTCAGCACCCCCGGCGGCAACCGCGCACGCCTGGTGACCCAGCCCGAGTTGGACCGCTGGTACCACCTCGTCGGAGTGCGTGACTCGGTGTCCGGTGACATCACGCTGTATGTCGACGGCGCGCCCGTCGCGACCGTGGCGGCGGGTCCGGCCGACGTGAGCACCGGACCGCTGGCGGTCGGCCGCGCCAAGTACGACGGTGCGAAGGGCGACTTCTGGAACGGATCGGTCGACCAGGTGCGCGTCTACGACAAGGCTCTGACGGACAGTCAGGTCAAGGAACTGCACGAGGAGGAACTGCCGCGCTGA
- a CDS encoding SDR family NAD(P)-dependent oxidoreductase, whose amino-acid sequence MAPGLSGPEQAGTARDPSGPGHPPPRTALVTGASSGIGAAIARRIAAEPGWRVVVSGRDQQRLEEIADLTSSVPLRADLATSAGAERLVTGALDAVGHIDVLVVSAGVGWAGSLPSMPEAAVDEVLTVNLTAAAHLVRLVLPGMLAVGRGQIVLVGSTAGTYGVRQEVVYSAAKAGIEALADSLRYELRDTGVRVLHVVPAAVDTPFFERRGTPYTRGVPRPLAPERVAEALWDALTHGRDEVFVPRWLGLPRRLRGMAPGLFRRLASRFG is encoded by the coding sequence ATGGCACCCGGCCTTTCCGGCCCCGAGCAGGCCGGCACCGCCCGCGACCCTTCCGGCCCCGGACACCCGCCCCCGCGCACGGCCCTGGTCACCGGCGCCTCGTCCGGCATCGGGGCGGCGATCGCCCGGCGGATCGCCGCCGAGCCCGGCTGGCGGGTCGTGGTCAGCGGCCGGGACCAACAGCGCCTGGAAGAGATCGCCGACCTGACCTCGTCCGTTCCCCTGCGGGCGGACCTCGCCACGTCCGCCGGGGCCGAGCGCCTGGTGACGGGTGCGCTCGACGCCGTCGGGCACATCGACGTGCTCGTTGTCTCCGCCGGGGTCGGCTGGGCCGGATCCCTTCCGTCGATGCCGGAGGCCGCCGTCGACGAGGTACTCACGGTGAACCTGACAGCCGCGGCACATCTTGTCCGGCTGGTCCTGCCGGGCATGCTCGCCGTGGGACGGGGGCAGATCGTGCTGGTCGGTTCCACGGCGGGTACCTACGGCGTGCGCCAGGAGGTCGTCTACTCGGCCGCGAAGGCCGGCATCGAGGCGCTCGCCGACTCACTCCGCTACGAACTGCGCGACACAGGTGTCCGCGTCCTGCATGTCGTACCCGCCGCCGTGGACACCCCGTTCTTCGAACGGCGCGGGACCCCGTACACCAGAGGCGTGCCCCGGCCGCTTGCGCCCGAACGCGTCGCCGAAGCGCTCTGGGACGCCCTCACGCACGGGCGGGACGAGGTCTTCGTACCGCGCTGGCTGGGCCTGCCCCGGCGCCTGCGGGGCATGGCGCCAGGTCTTTTCCGGCGCCTCGCCTCCCGCTTCGGCTGA
- a CDS encoding 2OG-Fe(II) oxygenase, with translation MKTINRAGRTGDRVAAQDWDAIAGDLDAYGSALTGQPLLSPAECRAISALYEDGERFRTTVDMARHRFGSGQYRYFTHELPNPVRELRAAFYPRLLPVARDWAGKLGHPAPWPDSLDEWLTRCHEAGQAKSAQILLRYGSGDWNALHRDVFGDMVFPLQVVVGLDVPGTDFSGGEFIMTEQRPRTQSRGSSATIPQGHGLVFTTRDRPVRSVRGWSNAPMRHGVSTVRSGHQHTLGLVFHDAG, from the coding sequence ATGAAGACCATCAACCGGGCGGGCCGGACGGGCGATCGTGTCGCCGCGCAGGACTGGGACGCGATCGCCGGGGATCTCGACGCGTACGGCAGCGCCCTCACCGGACAGCCGCTCCTCTCCCCCGCCGAGTGCCGCGCGATCTCCGCGCTGTACGAGGACGGCGAGCGGTTCCGTACGACCGTCGACATGGCCCGGCATCGATTCGGGTCCGGGCAGTACCGCTACTTCACCCACGAGCTCCCCAACCCGGTACGGGAGTTGCGTGCCGCGTTCTACCCCCGGCTGCTGCCGGTCGCGCGCGACTGGGCCGGGAAGCTGGGCCACCCCGCGCCCTGGCCCGACTCGCTGGACGAGTGGCTGACGAGGTGTCACGAGGCAGGGCAGGCCAAGTCGGCCCAGATCCTGCTCCGTTACGGCTCCGGCGACTGGAACGCCCTGCACCGGGACGTCTTCGGCGACATGGTCTTCCCGCTCCAGGTCGTCGTCGGCCTGGACGTCCCGGGAACGGACTTCAGCGGCGGCGAGTTCATCATGACCGAGCAGCGTCCGCGCACCCAGTCGCGGGGCTCGTCGGCCACGATCCCGCAGGGCCACGGGCTGGTCTTCACCACCCGCGACCGGCCCGTACGCTCCGTGCGGGGCTGGTCGAACGCGCCCATGCGGCACGGCGTGAGCACGGTGCGCTCCGGCCACCAGCACACCCTCGGGCTCGTCTTCCACGACGCCGGCTGA